From a region of the Candidatus Brocadiaceae bacterium genome:
- a CDS encoding transposase encodes MPKRRKFMPEFKARVALALLAGEHTQAEVCKSHHVLPQQVKRRREELEANAHLAFGGGEEQEQLKGRIAELERMVGRLTMQVEILGKASTLLDAPPARRREVAGMMRQSYPLAPICKALGLSRSSFYYQPKPCARNGIGRMWPRNGRSSKSSV; translated from the coding sequence CATGCCGAAGCGACGCAAGTTCATGCCGGAGTTCAAGGCCCGCGTGGCACTCGCCCTGCTGGCCGGGGAACACACGCAGGCCGAGGTCTGCAAGTCACACCACGTCCTGCCCCAGCAGGTCAAGCGCAGGCGAGAAGAGCTTGAGGCGAACGCCCACTTAGCCTTCGGCGGGGGCGAGGAGCAGGAGCAACTCAAGGGCCGCATCGCCGAGTTGGAGCGCATGGTCGGCCGCCTGACCATGCAAGTGGAGATCCTGGGAAAAGCCTCGACGCTTCTGGATGCCCCCCCGGCCCGCCGAAGGGAGGTGGCCGGCATGATGCGCCAAAGCTATCCCCTCGCCCCGATCTGCAAGGCCCTCGGCTTGAGCCGCTCGAGCTTCTACTACCAGCCGAAGCCCTGCGCGAGAAATGGGATAGGGCGGATGTGGCCGAGAAACGGCAGATCCTCGAAATCCTCAGTTTGA
- a CDS encoding protein-L-isoaspartate(D-aspartate) O-methyltransferase, with amino-acid sequence MRREMVRAQIAARGVREPRVLDAMARVPRELFVPPAQRRHACSDRALGIGCGQTISQPYMVALMTEALHLGGAERVLEVGTGSGYQTAVLAELAAHVYTVERVEDLAEPAGALLVEALGYRNISLRVGDGTLGWPEEAPFDRIIVTAAAPHRPDRLLTQLAPGGEAVVPVGAGHWQVLTHYVRSPEGRITGQALCECVFVKLIGADGW; translated from the coding sequence ATGCGCCGGGAGATGGTACGGGCGCAGATCGCCGCGCGCGGGGTGCGCGAGCCGCGCGTCCTCGACGCCATGGCGCGGGTGCCGCGCGAGCTGTTCGTCCCCCCGGCGCAGCGCCGGCATGCCTGCAGCGATCGGGCGCTCGGCATCGGGTGCGGGCAGACGATCTCGCAGCCCTACATGGTGGCGTTGATGACCGAGGCGCTGCATCTGGGCGGCGCGGAGCGCGTGCTGGAGGTGGGCACGGGCTCGGGCTACCAGACGGCGGTGCTGGCGGAGCTGGCGGCCCATGTCTACACGGTCGAGCGGGTGGAGGACCTTGCGGAGCCGGCGGGGGCCCTGCTGGTCGAGGCGCTGGGCTACCGGAACATCTCGCTGCGGGTCGGCGACGGGACGCTCGGGTGGCCGGAGGAGGCGCCGTTCGACCGGATCATCGTCACGGCGGCCGCGCCGCATCGTCCCGACAGGCTTCTCACTCAACTGGCCCCGGGCGGGGAGGCCGTCGTGCCGGTGGGGGCGGGCCACTGGCAGGTGCTGACGCACTACGTGCGGTCGCCGGAGGGGAGGATCACGGGGCAGGCGCTCTGCGAGTGCGTGTTCGTGAAGCTGATCGGCGCGGACGGCTGGTAG
- a CDS encoding YjbQ family protein, which produces MIETRTFVFSTEAEMDVVDITNDVSDILTSSAVSDGILTVFVPGSTGALTTMEFEPGLVKDMEEMFEKIAPREHYYHHEERWHDKNGHSHVRASLIGPSVTIPFRDKRLMLGTWQQIVFFDFDVRAREREVFVQIVGE; this is translated from the coding sequence ATGATCGAAACTCGGACATTCGTCTTCAGCACCGAAGCGGAGATGGACGTCGTCGACATCACCAACGACGTCAGTGACATCCTCACCAGCAGCGCCGTCTCGGACGGCATCCTGACGGTGTTCGTGCCCGGATCGACCGGGGCGCTCACGACCATGGAATTCGAGCCCGGGCTCGTCAAGGACATGGAGGAGATGTTCGAGAAGATCGCCCCCCGCGAGCACTACTACCACCACGAGGAGCGCTGGCACGACAAGAACGGGCACAGCCACGTCCGTGCGAGCCTGATCGGCCCGTCGGTCACGATCCCGTTCCGCGACAAGCGGCTCATGCTGGGCACGTGGCAGCAGATCGTCTTCTTCGACTTTGACGTGCGCGCGCGCGAGCGCGAGGTATTCGTGCAGATCGTCGGCGAATGA